The Doryrhamphus excisus isolate RoL2022-K1 chromosome 1, RoL_Dexc_1.0, whole genome shotgun sequence genome includes a window with the following:
- the LOC131125094 gene encoding protein PERCC1, with the protein MKALPGARQKSTRSWPQAHRKSTKSSPEAQQDSLVGLLLDFQASVMATGIMRSFLVQTPSLECLPIILQRSPSQEEEQEVGRPEETDNEEDEEVEEEEEECLDEVPQNVLDVTKQLLKFADLISRDVQRYFGRRHGDQETCDIYDDSVSITAGGRLRYYDDLLRLAGSGGPEEREDTPPGSHPDQRGSGLGPLAELFDRKGPSQGPPMNKRRLPLSFWTQPAPPGGEHTHLQYSLLTHTLDHSPPDFSDLLAHWDPELTHTLTHESNMDH; encoded by the coding sequence ATGAAAGCTTTGCCAGGAGCTCGCCAGAAGTCCACCAGAAGTTGGCCACAAGCTCACCGGAAGTCCACCAAAAGCTCTCCAGAAGCTCAGCAGGACTCCCTGGTTGGCCTTCTGCTTGACTTCCAAGCAAGCGTCATGGCGACAGGCATCATGAGGAGCTTCCTGGTCCAGACGCCGTCTCTGGAGTGCCTGCCCATCATCTTGCAGCGTTCTCCAtcccaggaggaggagcaggaggttGGGAGGCCGGAGGAGACGGACAACGAAGAAGATGAAGaggtggaggaagaagaggaggaatgtTTGGATGAAGTTCCCCAGAACGTTTTGGACGTCACCAAGCAGCTGCTGAAGTTCGCCGACCTCATCAGTCGAGACGTCCAGAGATACTTCGGCCGTCGTCACGGCGACCAGGAGACATGCGACATCTACGACGACAGCGTGTCCATCACCGCCGGCGGCCGTCTGCGTTACTACGACGACCTGCTGAGACTCGCCGGGTCCGGAGGTCCGGAAGAGCGGGAAGACACCCCACCTGGGTCTCACCCGGACCAGCGGGGGTCCGGTCTGGGACCCTTGGCAGAGCTCTTTGACCGCAAGGGTCCCAGTCAGGGCCCCCCCATGAACAAGAGACGGCTGCCGCTCAGCTTCTGGACCCAGCCGGCCCCCCCGGGGGGCGAGCACACCCACCTGCAGTACAGCCTGCTTACACACACCTTGGACCACTCGCCCCCAGACTTTAGCGACCTGTTGGCCCACTGGGACCCCGAACTCACCCACACTCTGACGCACGAGTCTAATATGGaccattga
- the pdia2 gene encoding protein disulfide-isomerase A2 isoform X1, producing the protein MWKLTGRLFIGAHRIKNALQAQRVIGPQSSSPERRKQLTADMKTWWLASTMGVMLLLWAYGGRATPEGAGEDEPQDADEAKEEKTTEIKEEKDVMVLHANNFANALNQTKFLLVEFYAPWCGHCKKLAPVYAQAAKKLKLDEADIRLAKVDAIEEKELAQEFGVGSFPVLKLFLNGDRQQPVDFTGKRTVSGIIQWLKRRTGPGPAMLDSAKSAAHFIDFHNVSVVGFFQSLDSQNAKEFSEVAMEMLNTEFAVTTSPEVFQKYELKSDTVVLFKKFDDGRADFVLSEDGKLDKSNLSSFIKENSLELIIPFTEETGENIFSSSIRFHCLLFINSTVDSHKDLVDQVRTIAKTFKGKMLFITIDVTLPLSFVLDYFGVSAAQAPTARLMNMDAGKKFTVDAEDLVSSLPRLCQDVLDGTAKPYYRSQDVPDDWNEEPVKVLVGKNFESVALDPTKNVFVEFYAPWCGHCKQLAPIWEQLAEKYADRDDIIIAKMDATANEVESVAINGFPTLKYFPAGGKDVVDYGGNRDLETLSKFLDNGGVLPEEDDDNGDDDDDDDDDGDNKDGNAGMEVEENANNSKSKKTEL; encoded by the exons ATGTGGAAGCTGACAGGGCGTCTTTTCATTGGCGCACACCGGATAAAAAACGCCCTGCAGGCTCAGCGTGTGATTGGCCCACAG TCGTCCTCGCCCGAGCgcaggaagcagctgacagcAGACATGAAGACGTGGTGGTTGGCGAGCACGATGGGCgtgatgctgctgctgtgggCCTACGGCGGCAGGGCCACCCCGGAGGGGGCCGGAGAGGACGAGCCCCAGGACGCGGATGAAGCCAAGGAGGAGAAGACGACGGAGATCAAGGAGGAGAAAGACGTGATGGTTCTACACGCCAACAACTTCGCCAACGCGCTCAACCAAACCAAGTTTTTACTGGTGGAATTCT atgctcCGTGGTGCGGCCACTGCAAGAAGCTGGCGCCCGTCTACGCTCAAGCTGCAaaaaagctgaagctggacgAAGCGGACATACGCTTGGCCAAAGTGGACGCCATCGAGGAGAAGGAGTTGGCCCAAGAGTTTGGCGTCGGCAGTTTTCCCGTCCTGAAGCTTTTCCTCAACGGCGACCGCCAGCAGCCCGTAGACTTCACGG GTAAGAGGACGGTCTCGGGAATAATCCAGTGGTTGAAGCGTCGAACAGGCCCGGGTCCTGCCATGCTGGACTCAGCCAAGTCTGCCGCCCACTTCATCGATTTCCATAACGTGTCGGTGGTGGGATTCTTCCAG TCGCTGGATAGCCAGAATGCCAAGGAGTTCTCCgaggttgccatggagatgctCAACACCGAGTTCGCCGTCACGACATCTCCGGAGGTTTTCCAGAAGTATGAGTTGAAGTCCGACACAGTGGTGCTCTTCAAGAAG TTTGATGACGGCAGAGCGGACTTCGTGCTGTCGGAGGACGGAAAGTTGGACAAGAGCAACCTGAGCAGCTTCATCAAAGAGAACAGCTTGGAGCTCATCATCCCCTTCACCGAGGAG ACAGGAGAGAACATCTTCTCATCCAGCATTCGCTTTCACTGTTTGCTCTTCATCAACTCCACCGTGGACAGCCACAAAGACCTGGTAGACCAAGTCAGGACCATCGCCAAGACCTTTAAGGGCAAG ATGCTGTTCATCACCATCGACGTCACGCTCCCGCTGTCGTTTGTGCTGGACTATTTCGGCGTGTCGGCGGCCCAAGCCCCCACGGCCCGCCTGATGAACATGGACGCGGGGAAGAAGTTCACCGTCGACGCGGAGGATCTCGTGAGCTCGCTGCCACGCTTGTGTCAGGACGTCCTGGATGGCACGGCCAAG CCTTACTACCGCAGTCAAGACGTCCCTGATGACTGGAACGAGGAACCCGTTAAAGTCCTGGTGGGGAAGAATTTCGAGTCAGTCGCTCTGGACCCAACCAAGAACGTCTTTGTGGAGTTTT ATGCTCCGTGGTGCGGACACTGCAAGCAGCTGGCCCCCATCTGGGAACAGCTGGCGGAGAAGTACGCCGACCGCGACGACATCATCATCGCCAAGATGGATGCCACCGCCAACGAAGTGGAATCGGTTGCCATCAATGGATTCCCCACGCTCAAATACTTCCCGGCCGGCGGCAAAGAC GTGGTGGACTACGGGGGAAACCGTGACCTGGAGACATTGTCCAAGTTTTTGGACAACGGTGGAGTTTTGCCAGAGGAAGACGATGATAacggcgatgatgatgatgatgacgacgatgatggaGACAACAAGGATGGCAACGCTGGAATG gaagtggaggagaaCGCCAACAACAGCAAGTCCAAGAAAACTGAGCTGTGA
- the pdia2 gene encoding protein disulfide-isomerase A2 isoform X2, translating to MKTWWLASTMGVMLLLWAYGGRATPEGAGEDEPQDADEAKEEKTTEIKEEKDVMVLHANNFANALNQTKFLLVEFYAPWCGHCKKLAPVYAQAAKKLKLDEADIRLAKVDAIEEKELAQEFGVGSFPVLKLFLNGDRQQPVDFTGKRTVSGIIQWLKRRTGPGPAMLDSAKSAAHFIDFHNVSVVGFFQSLDSQNAKEFSEVAMEMLNTEFAVTTSPEVFQKYELKSDTVVLFKKFDDGRADFVLSEDGKLDKSNLSSFIKENSLELIIPFTEETGENIFSSSIRFHCLLFINSTVDSHKDLVDQVRTIAKTFKGKMLFITIDVTLPLSFVLDYFGVSAAQAPTARLMNMDAGKKFTVDAEDLVSSLPRLCQDVLDGTAKPYYRSQDVPDDWNEEPVKVLVGKNFESVALDPTKNVFVEFYAPWCGHCKQLAPIWEQLAEKYADRDDIIIAKMDATANEVESVAINGFPTLKYFPAGGKDVVDYGGNRDLETLSKFLDNGGVLPEEDDDNGDDDDDDDDDGDNKDGNAGMEVEENANNSKSKKTEL from the exons ATGAAGACGTGGTGGTTGGCGAGCACGATGGGCgtgatgctgctgctgtgggCCTACGGCGGCAGGGCCACCCCGGAGGGGGCCGGAGAGGACGAGCCCCAGGACGCGGATGAAGCCAAGGAGGAGAAGACGACGGAGATCAAGGAGGAGAAAGACGTGATGGTTCTACACGCCAACAACTTCGCCAACGCGCTCAACCAAACCAAGTTTTTACTGGTGGAATTCT atgctcCGTGGTGCGGCCACTGCAAGAAGCTGGCGCCCGTCTACGCTCAAGCTGCAaaaaagctgaagctggacgAAGCGGACATACGCTTGGCCAAAGTGGACGCCATCGAGGAGAAGGAGTTGGCCCAAGAGTTTGGCGTCGGCAGTTTTCCCGTCCTGAAGCTTTTCCTCAACGGCGACCGCCAGCAGCCCGTAGACTTCACGG GTAAGAGGACGGTCTCGGGAATAATCCAGTGGTTGAAGCGTCGAACAGGCCCGGGTCCTGCCATGCTGGACTCAGCCAAGTCTGCCGCCCACTTCATCGATTTCCATAACGTGTCGGTGGTGGGATTCTTCCAG TCGCTGGATAGCCAGAATGCCAAGGAGTTCTCCgaggttgccatggagatgctCAACACCGAGTTCGCCGTCACGACATCTCCGGAGGTTTTCCAGAAGTATGAGTTGAAGTCCGACACAGTGGTGCTCTTCAAGAAG TTTGATGACGGCAGAGCGGACTTCGTGCTGTCGGAGGACGGAAAGTTGGACAAGAGCAACCTGAGCAGCTTCATCAAAGAGAACAGCTTGGAGCTCATCATCCCCTTCACCGAGGAG ACAGGAGAGAACATCTTCTCATCCAGCATTCGCTTTCACTGTTTGCTCTTCATCAACTCCACCGTGGACAGCCACAAAGACCTGGTAGACCAAGTCAGGACCATCGCCAAGACCTTTAAGGGCAAG ATGCTGTTCATCACCATCGACGTCACGCTCCCGCTGTCGTTTGTGCTGGACTATTTCGGCGTGTCGGCGGCCCAAGCCCCCACGGCCCGCCTGATGAACATGGACGCGGGGAAGAAGTTCACCGTCGACGCGGAGGATCTCGTGAGCTCGCTGCCACGCTTGTGTCAGGACGTCCTGGATGGCACGGCCAAG CCTTACTACCGCAGTCAAGACGTCCCTGATGACTGGAACGAGGAACCCGTTAAAGTCCTGGTGGGGAAGAATTTCGAGTCAGTCGCTCTGGACCCAACCAAGAACGTCTTTGTGGAGTTTT ATGCTCCGTGGTGCGGACACTGCAAGCAGCTGGCCCCCATCTGGGAACAGCTGGCGGAGAAGTACGCCGACCGCGACGACATCATCATCGCCAAGATGGATGCCACCGCCAACGAAGTGGAATCGGTTGCCATCAATGGATTCCCCACGCTCAAATACTTCCCGGCCGGCGGCAAAGAC GTGGTGGACTACGGGGGAAACCGTGACCTGGAGACATTGTCCAAGTTTTTGGACAACGGTGGAGTTTTGCCAGAGGAAGACGATGATAacggcgatgatgatgatgatgacgacgatgatggaGACAACAAGGATGGCAACGCTGGAATG gaagtggaggagaaCGCCAACAACAGCAAGTCCAAGAAAACTGAGCTGTGA